A region from the Vanacampus margaritifer isolate UIUO_Vmar chromosome 5, RoL_Vmar_1.0, whole genome shotgun sequence genome encodes:
- the schip1 gene encoding schwannomin-interacting protein 1 isoform X3, producing the protein MVHQENCSYKAQKNERESIRQKLALGSFFDDGPGIYTSCSKSGKPSLSSRLQSGMNLQICFVNDSGSDKDSDADDSKTETSLDTPLSPMSKQSSSYSDRDTTEEDSESLDDMDFLSRQKKLQAEAKLALAMAKPMAKMQVEVEKQNRKKSPVVDLLPHMPHISECLMKRNLKPADLRDMTLGQLQVIVNDLHSQIESLNEELVQLLVVRDELHMEQDAMLVDIEDFTRHAESQQKHLAEKTLSK; encoded by the exons ATGGTCCACCAGGAAAACTGTTCTTACAAG GCCCAAAAGAATGAGAGGGAGTCTATTAGGCAGAAGTTGGCCCTGGGCAGTTTCTTCGACGATGGACCGGGCATCTACACCAGCTGCAGCAAGAGCGGCAAGCCCAGCCTGTCGTCACG GCTGCAGAGCGGCATGAACCTGCAGATCTGCTTCGTCAACGACAGCGGCAGCGACAAGGACAGCGATGCGGACGACAGCAAGACGGAGACCAGTCTGGACACGCCCCTGTCCCCCATG TCCAAGCAGAGTTCGTCCTACTCGGACCGGGACACCACAGAGGAGGACTCCGAGTCCCTGGATGACATGGACTTCCTGAGTCGACAGAAGAAGCTCCAGGCGGAGGCCAAGCTGGCGCTGGCCATGGCCAAGCCCATGGCCAAGATGCAGGTGGAGGTGGAGAAACAGAACCGTAAAAAGTCGCCCGTGGTCGATCTG CTGCCACACATGCctcacatcagtgaatgtctcATGAAAAGAAACCTGAAGCCCGCCGACCTGAGGGACATGACGCTGGGACAGCTCCAGGTTATCGTCAACGATCTCCACTCCCAGATCGAGA GTCTGAACGAGGAGTTAGTCCAGCTGCTGGTGGTCCGAGACGAGCTCCACATGGAACAAGATGCCATGCTGGTCGACATCGAGGACTTCACCAG GCATGCTGAGAGCCAGCAGAAACATTTGGCTGAGAAG